The DNA sequence tataggtgtgtgcatatgtgtgtgcgtgtgagaccAGGtaggtatgcgtgtgtgaattCGTCAACAGTAAGACAAAGGGGACGAGCCAGACCTGCTGCATGCCCGGAATGTGTGGGGGGCTCTTCCCCATCTGGACCGGCTTGGTgggggactgctgctgctgctggagcggcAGGGTCTGCACCTGCAGCTGCTGGGGTGCGGGCTGCTGGCCCGGGCCCCCCGGCCCGGGTGCTGGCCCGGGGGCCGACGGCCGCTGCTGGCTGTACGGGATGTGGGATGGCTTCCCTCCCGGGCCCTGTGAGGAGGCGGAGTTGGGCTGGGGGCCGGAGTTCTGGAGGAAGGCACCCGGGACCCCCGCAGAGAAGCTGAAGCCCGGGTTCACCTGGAGGCCCGCGAACGGCACAGGGGGGGGGATGACGTAGGCCTGCGGCGGGAAACCTGGCAGAGGGGAGAATCCGGCGTCAGGTGGACAGTCTAATCTTATGACAACCAAATCAACTTGTTGGAAGAAGCGTGTGTGTAtccggtgtgtgtgtcccgGTGTGTATCCGGTGGgcgtgtccaggtgtgtgtacctggtcgGCTGGGAAGAGGGGGGAAGGCTCCAGGGTGGTGGATGGGGATGAACTGGGAGGAGCAGGTGGTCTGGGGCTGACTCACAGGGGTCTTCCTCTGGTCAGGCTGACCCTtcacctggaaacacacacacacacacacacacacacacaccaacacacacacacacacacacacgcaatcatcAAAACCACTTGGGAGTTTCTAATTAGAAAGCCGGGCAATGCTCCTCAACCCCCAGTTTAAAATCATACCAACATGGCTGCCAAAAGTGTTAACGTTAAGAAAAGCTTTACCTTTAAAACACAGTATCATTTTAATCCCGCCATGCCAATATGTGCCCGACCCGTCCCCTCTGGCCCCACGCGAGCGCGGCGTGACGGTACCTGTTTCCCGGCGTCGCACGCCTTGTCCTGCAGCGTCCTCTTGGCCTCACACTTCCTCTTGCCCTCCCTCTTGGGCTCCGCCCGCTCCGCCCGCCCAGCCGTGCCCACGGCCTTGAGGGGGGGGTCCCGCGGGCGCTCGGCGTGTCCGGCGCGGGCGGGTGGCGCGTCGCGGCTCGGCTCGCGGGGCTTGATGTTCTCCTTGAAGGTGACCACGGGCCGCTCGCCGGCGTccgggccgggggcggggcctcggcCCGCCGACAGCACCGACTTGAGGGTCCTGTTGGCGGCCGCGTCGTGCGCCTCGCCGTTGGACGACTCCTGCAGGACGGGCACCTCCCGCTCCTGGGGCTCCGGGACCGGCAGACCCGGGAGGtcgctgaggaagaggagctggcCCTCGTCGCTCGCCTGGTAGCGCATCAGGCTGCACCGCGGGACACGGCGGCGTGGTTACACATCGTACGATCACGGTCACTCAGTACCACAATGCATCGCATCATCACTAGCTTAGCACCACAGCGCAATGTGTGCAGCTTTAATAATTTGCCAATAAAGCTGTCGATGAatgagagacacagatagagagagacacagacggacaggcagagagagagaaggagttgaAGAGGGCTGGTGAACAGAGAGTGGTCAggagatgagagacagagagactgacagaataAGAGGCgagtaaaagagagaaagagacacacagagacctaATAAGAGGAAGGGAAGCAGGcagtaagagagggagacagttaCCAGGGAAGGGTGTCAGCGATCCATCTCCCCAGGCTGATGAGTCTGTGGTGGCGGGGTTGGAGGGCGGGGGTGTCCCCATCCAGCAGCATGCCCTGGTGGCCCTTACTGAAGTCCAGGGTCCTGAAACACACAGACGGGGGTCACTTTCCCTCTGGCTAGCCCACCATGAAATAAGTAAGtacgtgtgtaagtgtgtaagtgtctAAGAGTGTGCGGCGTACGTACCTCAAGGCAGGCCTGAGGGCCAGGAATCCCTGCAGCTCAAACTCCTCTGGCAGGGGAGTGACTGggagacacaaacaaaaaaaataataatttagaacTTGGGATGATAATTCACAAGTCTTACACATAGCGTAATAAAGaactacaatacaatatacaagAACATTGATCGTCTTCAGCCAGTAGCCCATGTTATTGTCATCATGGCTTCGTTATAAGAACTGAATATGCTCCTCACCACCAGCAGATGGCGCAAAGATTTCCTCACATGGCTGGAAGCTGTTGAGGATGGAGACCAGCCAGGGCCAAACGCTGGGGAccaaacacacagcagcataAGAACCAAAACACCGCTAATATAAAACTCACACACCTCTTTTGGTTTCGCTGTCCCCTAATTAGATGTGTTTTTTTGGTGGAACCCTTGAATGTATCCGTCGCCCCATTCGGTCCCTAACCCGGTCATTTCAAACCCATGTCTTATTGCGTACGTTCCCTTGTCAAGCCCTCCCTGTCCAAATATAAAGTATGAttgacagcagcagcacctgtTGCATGAACCTCAGCAAAAGGTGCAAATGAAAATCCCTGCGGTTCAACGCAAAACGCCTTCAGTCACTGAGATAACTTAATAACACGGTTATTAGGTGATCGCCTCGAGGCCTCTGAGGCGCTGTATAAGCCCCACGGAGGGCAGGGCACATGTGGTTCGACCGCGAGGAGGTCTCTTACTGCTGCCTCTGGTGCAGGGCTCCCTCCTGGAAGACGCTGGGCCGCAGGCGGAGCCAGTCCAGGGACACCTTGACGGCTGGCAGCGGACACTCGCCCAGCAGCTCcccctggtgctggtggtggttcaGCAGCACCCGGCAGCACATCACTCCCAGGAAGGACACTGTGGGCGgaggggagacacacagtgacATCAGGGGTTCTGGCCTTAATGACGTCACGGGCGCGGTCAGTAATGACGTCATGAGCGCGGTCAGTAATGAAGTCATGAGCGCGGTCAGTAATGACATCATGGGGTcagcaactggcggcccgcgggccataaCTGGGCCGCAAGACAACATATCTGGCCCGCCAGATTATTCGGAaatggttgtttttttgttgttgttttctttcgaTTAGAGACACACTCGTCACGGTCACGCGTAAGCTGCGAGGGGCTGAGCGGGAGTTAATGAAAACTATGCAATATTCAATGAAACGGAACCCCCTCTATAGGCCTTTATACAACAACCATGGCGACCCAACATTAAGTATTTTTGTGTGATACTGCACGCAGAGAAAGGCAGGAGCTGTTGACAAAAGTCCACAAAAGATTTAAGACGCCAAGCTCTGAGACTTTGCTGTTTAACGCAAGTAGAGTCTCTGATGAGGCTACTTCGCCCACAGCTCTTCTAACGATGAGTAGGCTAGGAacggaggtttgtgtgtgtgagtcagtcagcacccgccatgatgtgtgtatatgtgcgtgcgtgtagacaatcagcacccgccgtggtgtgcgcgcgtgtgtgtgtgtgtgtgtgtgtgtgtgtgtgtgtgtgtgtgtgtgtgtgtgtgtgtgtgtgtgtgtgtgtgtgtgtgtgtgtgtgtgtgtgtgtgtgtgtgtgtgtgtgtgtgtgtgtgtgtgtgtgtgtgtgtgtgtggtcagtacccaccgtggtgtgtgtgtgttgtgttgtgttatgtgaAGTATTTTAAGAATGGTTGGCTGCTTTTTTAGGTCACCACTACTGCGCTCTCTCCAGCATAAGGCCTTTCTACACAGCCAAGCCTTGGCACGCCCGACgatttcaccgtcttatctcatgtttcctgtgtaaaaccgagggggtaaaatcccggcgttcgtcacggcgcgggctttcttggttcactggagaaggcggggctgcgcacggagtcaaGACCTCTAAAGAATAATATtcccgaatgtttttattttttcatgaatgaagacacccgcatgcaaaaatgagttcacgtctgaagTTCAAAAACGCtcacatattctttattttgctgaccacttgttttttttatcccgacaaaagcctcgtaaggacagttcctctgcttctctctcgtagatcgcaccatctttcaacatctttgtttaatacgactgcatcaccttctctcacatgatcagcagctcacggatttccctttctctccagttagaactgctcataaTGATATCGCTGCGTCGTCTCTGTGCAGACagtgcagcaacacctctacccaagtggCCGACCCCTGCCCTAAGTGGTGTGGTACGTACCAAACAGGCCCAGGAGCTGGGCCCAGCTGGTGAGCTGGTCCGGGCTGTAGGTCTGCTCGGTGCCCTCCAGACTCAGGTCCCTCAGGTGGTTCAGGTCAAACAGGTTGATGACCGTcaggtggaccagctgctgggAGCTGAAGGCTTTCTGCAGAACCAGCCTCTGTAGGGGGGGACAACCAGGATATCCACATTATAACCAGGAGACCACATCAGAGCCAGGAGATCCACTTTATAACCAGAACCATATGATACAAAGGAGAACCACAATATACAAAGGAGAACATCAGAACCAAGAGATCCACTTTATAACCAGAACCATATGATACAAAGGAGAACCACAATATACAAAGGAGAACCAAATCAGAACCGCATTATAACCACGAGAACCACATCAGAACCAGAAGACCCACAACAACATTATAACTAGGAGAACCACATTATAACTAGGAGAACCACATTATAACTAGGAGAATCACGTCAGAACCAGGAGAACCACATTATAACTAGTAGAACCACATTATGACTAGGAGAACCACATTATAACCAGGAGAACCACATTATAACTAGGAGAACCACATTAAAACCAGGAGAACCACATTATAACTAGGAGAACCACATTATAACCAGGAGAACCACATTATAACTAGGAGAACCACATTATAACTAGGAGAACCACATTATAACCAGGAGAACCACATTATAACTAGGAGAACCACATTATAACCAGGAGAACCACATTATAACTAGGAGAACCACATTATAACTAGGAGAACCACATTACAACTAGGAGAACCACATTATAACTAGGAGAACCACATTATAACTAGGGGAACCACATTATAACTAGTAGAACCACATTATAACTAGGAGAACCACATTATAACCAGGAGAACATCAACAGAAACAGGAGAACATAAGAACTAGAGACCCACAGCAGAACCTTTGGACCCAGAACCAAATCTGAGCAAGGATAACCACATCACAACCAGGGGAACAAGAAGCACATCACAACCAGGGAAACCACATCAAAACCAGGGGAACCAGAACCACATCACAACCAGGGAAACCTCAGTAGGACCACATCAGCGGTCACCAAGCCTATGTTTCCTTTCTTTGCCCTGTGCTTTTACTGCTGTGACAGATAATCTAAACTGTGTCTGAATGTTCTTATCTTCTTCTTATCTCATCCCTAATTTCCCATCAGGGACTGATAAAGAACATTGCTGCTTCCTGAGCTCAAGGTCTGAATGTAAAAAGTTAACAACAAACGTGACCTGCGGATCAAAGGGTTCATGTGATTCTGGCAACCGTTTAAAAGACCAGGTAGGAAATATGCAGGTAGGAAGGAATCAAGGATACACATGGGAAGGAGGTATGTTGGTATGCAGGTGGCAGTTAGCAAGTAGACAGGTTGAAAGCAGGCAGGAAGGAATGAGGTAGGAAGAGAGGTGTTAGGAAGCAGTGAGGTAGGAATAGAGGTGTTAAGGAGGAATGAGGTAGGAAGAGATGCTTTAGGGAAGAACGAGGAGCTTTCGTTCCTACCTGGAActgctcctccagcttctcCCTCAGAGGGCTCAGCTTGTCCGGGCTCTTGTTCAGGTACACGTGGCCGTGGAACTTGATGAAGGCCTTGATGAAGTCTGCCACGTTCCACTTGTTCTTCACCTCATCACGGCTagcggaagggggggggggggaatacaagTCATCAAGCAACCACAACTCACCACTAGAGGCAGGACAGCGCAGGGGCTAGGTAGGTGGACCCCCatcgcaacacaacacactgaaGCGGTTTACATACACCTCTCCCCATGGATAAGAAAAACTAAACATGGGGGCAGGAAAGTGACATGGTGTTGGACTCCTTGTCAAGAGTGACCTGTGTTTGACCCCCCCTCTAGCCAATCACTACGGGTAGGTTTCATTGAGCAGAACACCCTTGCACCTCCTGAGTGAATACAGACACATGATAGGTAGGGATTAGACGGTGCATTCAGATACATGATCCTGTCCACACTACCTGCTCCTCATAGGCATGCCTCTGAATTCGACACGTGACACTTTTGACAAAGGTGTAAGCTATATAGGACTAACTAGTGAATAGTGAACGAACCGGTTTTGCGTGCATTAGAGGTGATCctgttttaccaccaggtgggatGCTAAGGAGTCGCTAAAGGCAGCTCTAGAACGACATGGTGCTTTGGGAGTTCGTCAGCTGACGGAAAAGAGGATAAGGAATTCGCCGTTGCGCCAAACCTTAGGCGAGGTTTCGAGTTTGAAGGTCTAGCCTTCAACGCCGACCGGGCGGGAGGGAGCTGAACGCAGAATTCCGCATTGAGCTCCATTGTTAGCATAGGACTCATAAGAATCCCACCCTGTGAAGGTGTGTGAGCAGTCAGATCAGCGGCAGGTGAAGGTGTTTGAGCAGTCAGATCAGCGGCAGGTGAAGGTGTGTGAGCAGTCAGAGCAGCGCCAGGTGAAGGTGTGTGAGCAGTCAGAGCAGCGCCAGGTGAAGGTGTGTGAGCAGTCAGAGCAGCGCCAGGTGAAGGTGTGTGAGCAGTCAGAGCAGCACCGGGTGAAGGTGTGTGAGCAGTCAGAGCACACCAGGTGAAGGAGTGTGAGCAGTCAGAGCACACCAGGTGAAGGAGTGTGAGCAGTACCTCTCCAGGGCCTTGGACAGGGCCTTCTGCAGGTTGGTGGAGGCAGCAGGGAAGGGGAATTTGACGGCGATGCTGCGGCAGTAGTAGAAGATGGTGGTGAGGTGGTCTCCCTTGGAGGAGGCCAGGATGGCCAGCTGGTTATACGGCTGACCTGTGGACCGacacagaagggggggggggggacacgttactAAAGTGAATCACCAGGTCGATAGCGGCCTGATGTGGTACTGGGACGTGAGAAAGTTTGATGAGCCTGAGGGAGATTTCACAGGTGGTGGGGTCCAGAAGAACCAACATCGCTATTAGGTCCGGCCTGGATCACCTTGGTACTAGCGACCGACTACAGGCCGTTGTACAGCCTGGCACTGTTACAGACCGTTGTACAGCCTGGCACTGTTACAGACCGTTGTACAGCCTGGCACTCTTACAGACCATTGTACAGCCTGGCACTCTTACAGACCGTTGTACAGCCTGGCACTCTTACAGACCGTTGTACAGCCTGGCACGGTTACAGACCGTTGTACAGCCTGGCACTGTTACAGACCGTTGTACAGCCTGGCACTCTTACAGACCATTGTACAGCCTGGCACTCTTACAGACCGTTGTACAGCCTGGCACTCTTACAGACCGTTGTACAGCCTGGCACTCTTACAGACCATTGTACAGCCTGGCACTCTTACAGACCGTTGTACAGCCTGGCACGGTTACAGACCGTTGTACAGCCTGGCGCGGTTACAGACCGTTGTAGTGCGTGGCACTGTTACAGACCGTTGTAGTGCGTGGACCTGGACATGCGGGTGATACAGACTGAGGAGCATGAGCACATGGTGGGTAACTTACCGTTGGAGGGCACCAGCTGGGCAGCGTGGCGGTAGTAGGACTCCGCCTGGCTGGTCTGGTTACGGTAACGAGCTGCAGGCACATACACATTATATAGATCTGTCTACCAGCTTACCTAGTGGAATGTAGCACATGTTTCTTAtttatccatcatacatctatgTGGAcccctcccacttgtgatgtcactaaggcacagGAACAGTCAGAAATTCAAACGGCTTGTAGAGgaaaatcacactcacacctggtgctaATAGGGGCCTTTTGGCTGCAAAAAACAAAGTTGGCTACATAACCACCCCCCCCTGTGCCCGCCCTCATTTGAGCCTCTTGCTTAGCCCCTCCCAGTAAGCAGGCAGGAGACTTTCAGAattaaaaaaactcaataacagTGTTCTGTCCACCCAGTGGTGCCAATGTGCGACGCTCACTAGCGTAGCCAAGCTAGCAGAATgccgtgagtgggaggggtttaagGAGTGGCGGTAGCACCattcttgtaaacaaagagagaggtagaggcagGCCagcatattttatttgtataagaTCACTAATAGGACTAgattttaattgataacattattAAAATCTCTATCGCACTGCCTACAGATATGTCCGGGTTATTAATcattacaatatatatatttctctgtGTATAAAATGGATTTAGAGCGTGTCAATATGTATAAATGGAtctgtgtataaaatgtatatatagtgtgtttatatgtataattgtatccgtgtgtgtccgTCACCTATATCTCCCAGGTGCACCAGGCAGTGCTGGCAGATGTAGGAGCAGGAGCTGCTCTGTGGCGTGACGATGCCACTGCAGACCCCCTGCTTGTTGCTGATGATGCCCAGCTGGGAGGAACGCACCCTGCAGGGTAGGTCCACGTTGAACACCGTGCACAGCTCCTGGAGCAGCTGGGAGAATCAGGGGAAGGGCTCGTTAGGATTGGTGATGCTGTTTAGGAATTCGTgtcgagtggggggggggggggggggtcgagagaggccaagacagacaaacagaccgacagacagacagacaaaccggccaagagaaagacagagacagagagaggcagaccaagacggacggacggagacacacacacacacacacacacacacacacacacacacacacacacacacacacacacacacacacacacacacacacacacacacacacacacacacacacacacacacagatctttaGGTTGCCACAACTATAACAGGTGGATGAGCAGCGCTTCCACGGTAACTGTTAAGCGTCTTCAGACAATATTAACAGATGGAGCAGTTGGAGATGTTGCAATATATCTTGACACTTTAACTTTTTTCAATTGGATAAATTTACTCTGATTAGGCTGTTCGCTCAAACAGGGCACTCAATTCCCTGTCTTGCTTATTAATCTGAacgatgtgtgtttgtttatgtgtgtgggtatactcatgtgtgtgtgcgtgcctgtgtgtgtgtagtccttACCTGTGTGTAGAAGCCACTGGCGGCCTCCAGGAACAGGGCCAGGTTGGCCTGCACCTCGCTGCGGTTTGGGTTGGCCCGGTTCTTGGCCTGGCTCTGCAGGGTGGTGATCTGGTTTTTAAAGGCATGGTTCCACCTAtccaccacacacgcacgcaaatgTGACTTACATAGCAATACTTGATGTGCACAGCATACGCAGACACAATGTCTGTAACAATGTGTCAGCATACATCCTCTGAATATATAAACTCTCTCTTAAAGAGAGTAAACCCCAAAACActatttgttttaaaagtggTCATTTGTCTTATTTGATCGACAACGTAGTAATCTATGCCACTTTATAACTGCtactgaaataagtccccaATTTAATCCTATGTTTTCTGCAATTCTTCAACATGTGTGAACATTTCACTCTGCTGTGAACGTAGGTGGACTTCTTTTCGTGAAGCCAGGCTCCCTCCTCCGAGGTATTCTGACGTCTCGACCAAGAGGCACAGGCGGTGCGGTTTGTGTGGACATGCAGAGCTCTTTCTTGGCAGCGGTTGACTGTGTTGTCTGTGAGAAAGATGGGCTTTTCTAAAAAAACTTATTTTATATTCCCACGGTGTGCGTGGATGGTGAAACTCTGTCTGAGCAGCAATTTACCTCGTACTCGCGTCCGAGGGTAAGGCTTGCTCAGAAAGATATAGTATTAAGCAACGGTGCGCGTGTGTGGATGGCGAAGCTCCGTCTGTGCATCAATGTACTTAATGTCCGCGTCCAACtgagggttaggcttcccggacatataacgctacggtgtgtgGCGGATTTCCTATACAACATTGCTTATTATAACGTTCATAACAGTTACATAACGGATCTAAAAAAGTATCATAAAGTTGGCATTGGTCATAACGCCTTCCACTTTCagcccaaaacacatttttttaaatcacagtTTTCAAATTCTATCTGAAACAGTGTGCTCACTGGCTCTTTCAatacattgttatttatttttcatacacCAGAATATTCCAGATAATAATATGAAGGGGTTAGGGAGTTTTAATTTATTCGACTTGGTTGGAATAGCAAATCAAATAGATTATTAATCCTGTTGTTCTGTTTCCCTCTAAATGTGTCTTCCGTCTCCGTCTGACTGACGGCCAATAAATGCGAATCGGCAGTGAAATATTGCTCTAACAGTACGTTGTCATCTGTTCAAGAGGAGCTCCTTACAAGTCCTGCTCCACTTTCTTGTCCAAGGCGTACTCCAGGTCGGTGACCAGCATCTTCTGGTACACATCCTGGAGGGCCTGCCTGGACGTCCACACCTCTGCTGCTCCCATCTTAGAGTCTGCTGGAGAAAGGGACAACAGATCAGGGTCTGGTTCAGTCCTTTGTGGTCAGGTACATTGAAGACATGGCACGGCAACTTCCAAACATACTAGCATTAAGCTTATACACCTGTAAGCCCTGAGTAACATGACGAAGAAACTAAACTACGCACAACCAACACACCATGTTAGACATACTTAATAATGTTAGAGAAAATTTAAATAAAAGAAATAccccgcacagacacacaagtctCTGGACTGATTGGTTCGCTCTATGTACTTTTTTTGAAATCACATTTCCCACACTGGCACAGATCATCAAAAAGAATACGCTTTCAAATGCAGTTCTCTTTTTTCTTAATGATTTCTTGGATTTTTATGAAAAGGTCAAAGACATAAGTCCACTGGTATTTTGTTCCTCCCTCAATTGAACATGTAGGGCTTTGTTAAAGACATTTGTTAAAGGCAATACAAAGTAACACAATTAAAAGACAAGCAAAACAACAATGCATACATCAATTAAGTAGTTGTAAACATACCAGTCATGTCAGCTTTCAGGGCCTCTGCCTGTCTGCTCGGAGGCAAAGTGAGAAATTTAAATGACAATCAACATTTATATCCAATGAGATACTTCCTCATCATATCCAACTATAATAGTAGTCGAGCAAGCTAACTGCTCTATAATGAATGGATGATCGAATAATATTGTCACCATGAGAGCTTCGGTAGCCACAGACTCTTAAACTAATGCAGATAATCAGGGTAAATGGCAGGTGGTGTTGTCTGTATCCAGACCACGCAGACATTGAGATGTTACAGTAGTATGAAAAGGTAAACATGGGACCCAGCACACAGACCGCAAGTCCAGACCTCGCAGGACGAGACGCGTTTAGCGGCTTCACACTCGTCCCGCCAAAGCCCCACGTCCAGTCACAATCAAAAATTAAGAACCTTATTATATCGTGAATAAGGCTACTCCACCAATACCACCCATCCCAAAcaacatgctaatgctaacctgACACACGCAAAATATAATGCAAGCTAACATTAGCAAGTTggcaacaacacacaaaccagcCAGTCTCAGTGTGACCCCTTCATGACCTCGGCTACAGCAACATAACAACATGGGACATACTGGCAGGACACCCAGGGCGAGATACCTGTCGCAGGTTCCACTGTAAACAACCACGAAGACCCCCGCTAAACGA is a window from the Gadus chalcogrammus isolate NIFS_2021 chromosome 8, NIFS_Gcha_1.0, whole genome shotgun sequence genome containing:
- the smg7 gene encoding nonsense-mediated mRNA decay factor SMG7 isoform X5, with translation MNLCAQYLRQAEALKADMTADSKMGAAEVWTSRQALQDVYQKMLVTDLEYALDKKVEQDLWNHAFKNQITTLQSQAKNRANPNRSEVQANLALFLEAASGFYTQLLQELCTVFNVDLPCRVRSSQLGIISNKQGVCSGIVTPQSSSCSYICQHCLVHLGDIARYRNQTSQAESYYRHAAQLVPSNGQPYNQLAILASSKGDHLTTIFYYCRSIAVKFPFPAASTNLQKALSKALESRDEVKNKWNVADFIKAFIKFHGHVYLNKSPDKLSPLREKLEEQFQRLVLQKAFSSQQLVHLTVINLFDLNHLRDLSLEGTEQTYSPDQLTSWAQLLGLFVSFLGVMCCRVLLNHHQHQGELLGECPLPAVKVSLDWLRLRPSVFQEGALHQRQHVWPWLVSILNSFQPCEEIFAPSAGVTPLPEEFELQGFLALRPALRTLDFSKGHQGMLLDGDTPALQPRHHRLISLGRWIADTLPCLMRYQASDEGQLLFLSDLPGLPVPEPQEREVPVLQESSNGEAHDAAANRTLKSVLSAGRGPAPGPDAGERPVVTFKENIKPREPSRDAPPARAGHAERPRDPPLKAVGTAGRAERAEPKREGKRKCEAKRTLQDKACDAGKQVKGQPDQRKTPVSQPQTTCSSQFIPIHHPGAFPPLPSRPGFPPQAYVIPPPVPFAGLQVNPGFSFSAGVPGAFLQNSGPQPNSASSQGPGGKPSHIPYSQQRPSAPGPAPGPGGPGQQPAPQQLQVQTLPLQQQQQSPTKPVQMGKSPPHIPGMQQYMQVQEQPAPMWGQGQAGVPKMQMQPAKQSQQQPYFLSPQAPPSPLDNSNKGMKFPDVVQMQDYYWEQAAYRMGGGERGLGKRPPPGGFCPEADAPSAAGPRGAPFEENRGSVLLPELVKSLADLEETGEGLLCTKAPGFYQALAGPLSTATRHSLFLPSQTRMDGVSDMISQSSSLLPMSGFPIQENFQNNSIFSQAYGHQLAPHPKPDAPMMHQEPSLYSLFEGTPWSPSLPASSDQSTPASQSPHSSNPSSLPSSPPTHSHAATPFSNFGPIGTPDSRDRRLLDRWKTDKTGGVGGLGLDYLPSGPVAPDPSWHQPGPANSSWAGQDTPMEDSSTVLLDSLKSIWSSSMRQPGPSALEQLLLQQKQKQQRAHGNMNPPH